Proteins encoded by one window of Culicoides brevitarsis isolate CSIRO-B50_1 chromosome 2, AGI_CSIRO_Cbre_v1, whole genome shotgun sequence:
- the LOC134828643 gene encoding homeobox protein goosecoid-like yields the protein MKDISHGKESFKLQNPSAAQSPATLPVTSVDYSEDDSCPSSPSESAMVETNHATSHHLNRSPSSPPRAMSAETQNYLNTTAMLGNYLGHRLSSLQNERNAREIPSSPCSPPSPSTAPPAQSPNGTRTQAPTSLFTIDSILAPTKSNVTLNNNNRSSESPGSSPPASANTSPMRPRIPMLHHPGLHLGHLAAAAASGFGSTSEFLVEERS from the exons ATGAAAGACATTTCTCATGGAAAAGAAT CGTTCAAGCTACAGAACCCAAGCGCCGCACAATCGCCCGCCACACTTCCCGTAACCTCCGTGGATTATTCCGAGGACGACAGTTGTCCCTCAAGTCCCTCCGAATCCGCCATGGTTGAAACAAATCACGCAACCTCGCATCATCTGAACCGCAGTCCAAGCAGTCCTCCGCGCGCCATGTCTGCCGAAACGCAAAACTACTTGAACACAACGGCGATGCTCGGCAACTACTTGGGCCATCGTCTGTCGTCGCTGCAAAATGAACGCAACGCACGCGAAATTCCGTCGTCTCCGTGTTCGCCGCCATCTCCGTCAACGGCGCCACCCGCTCAGAGCCCCAATGGAACACGAACACAGGCACCTACGTCACTTTTTACCATCGACAGTATTTTAGCGCCGACAAAATCGAACGTCACGTTGAACAATAACAATCGCAGCTCGGAAAGTCCTGGCAGTTCACCGCCGGCAAGTGCAAACACGAGTCCCATGAGACCGCGAATTCCGATGTTGCATCATCCGGGCTTGCATTTGGGGCATTTGGCAGCTGCTGCGGCAAGTGGCTTCGGAAGCACGTCGGAATTTTTAG TTGAAGAGAGATCATAA
- the LOC134828685 gene encoding serine protease grass-like isoform X2 produces the protein MEKMTFSTIFVVIFLQFASNVASQSNGDCMTPFNERGTCIEIRECSTIWNIVTSAPRPLADRVLKFLQDSVCDDPALRKVCCRYQDYTTAGEKDFKCGGSLINRRYVLTAAHCITNLRRGTRLVSVRLGEYDVDKNVDCEVTDGEEICAPPVQDIPIERIIPHPGFNQPRWANDIALLRLASEPDFSDLAVAPICLPVTQQLMTLSLKTLIVTGWGTTETLRRSNVLLKAHLPFVKSDVCEKQLKIKLTPGQFCAGGDGLLDSCGGDSGGPLQYPAFLSGYKYVQFGVTSFGTSGCGENEGVPGVYADVRHYMKWILDNLQPRIV, from the exons AtggaaaaaatgactttttcaacaatttttgttgtaattttcttgcaatttgCGTCAAATGTCGCGAGTCAGTCGAACGGCGATTGCATGACGCCTTTTAATGAACGCGGAACATGCATCGAAATTCGCGAGTGTTCGACAATTTGGAATATTGTGACATCGGCACCGCGTCCCCTGGCTGACAGAGTGCTAAAATTTCTGCAAGACAGCGTTTGTGACGATCCAGCCTTACGAAAAGTTTGTTGCCGATACCAAGAT TACACGACAGCGGGTGAAAAAGACTTTAAATGTGGCGGAAGTTTAATTAATcgaag atacGTTCTCACCGCTGCTCATTGCATCACAAACCTTCGTCGCGGCACAAGACTTGTCTCGGTTCGTTTGGGTGAATATGACGTCGACAAAAATGTCGATTGTGAAGTCACAGATGGCGAGGAAATTTGTGCGCCGCCTGTTCAGGACATTCCCATCGAACGAATTATTCCGCATCCGGGCTTCAATCAACCGCGATGGGCAAATGACATTGCTCTGCTTCGTTTGGCTTCGGAACCAGACTTTAGCGATCTCGCCGTTGCGCCAATTTGTCTTCCAGTGACGCAACAACTCATGACGTTGTCATTGAAAACGTTAATTGTGACGGGCTGGGGCACGACAGAAACGCTTCGACGATCAAATGTCTTGCTGAAAGCTCATTTGCCATTTGTCAAGTCGGATGTTTGTGAAAaacagttgaaaattaaattgacgcCGGGTCAATTTTGTGCAGGAGGCGATGGATTACTTGATTCCTGTGGAGGAGATTCAG gagGTCCATTACAATATCCCGCATTCCTTTCGGGCTATAAATACGTTCAATTTGGAGTAACGAGCTTCGGCACAAGCGGCTGCGGAGAGAACGAAGGTGTACCGGGAGTATATGCCGACGTTCGTCACTACATGAAATGGATTTTAGATAACCTACAACC ACGTATAGTATAG
- the LOC134828685 gene encoding melanization protease 1-like isoform X1, translated as MEKMTFSTIFVVIFLQFASNVASQSNGDCMTPFNERGTCIEIRECSTIWNIVTSAPRPLADRVLKFLQDSVCDDPALRKVCCRYQDVLTSGQVPALVAPNPAVSDDDIVNHPKKSLLDLKNCGPIWSDRIVFGNAKREGLMLLYEFPWMALLQYTTAGEKDFKCGGSLINRRYVLTAAHCITNLRRGTRLVSVRLGEYDVDKNVDCEVTDGEEICAPPVQDIPIERIIPHPGFNQPRWANDIALLRLASEPDFSDLAVAPICLPVTQQLMTLSLKTLIVTGWGTTETLRRSNVLLKAHLPFVKSDVCEKQLKIKLTPGQFCAGGDGLLDSCGGDSGGPLQYPAFLSGYKYVQFGVTSFGTSGCGENEGVPGVYADVRHYMKWILDNLQPRIV; from the exons AtggaaaaaatgactttttcaacaatttttgttgtaattttcttgcaatttgCGTCAAATGTCGCGAGTCAGTCGAACGGCGATTGCATGACGCCTTTTAATGAACGCGGAACATGCATCGAAATTCGCGAGTGTTCGACAATTTGGAATATTGTGACATCGGCACCGCGTCCCCTGGCTGACAGAGTGCTAAAATTTCTGCAAGACAGCGTTTGTGACGATCCAGCCTTACGAAAAGTTTGTTGCCGATACCAAGATGTCTTGACGAGCGGGCAAGTTCCAGCTTTGGTGGCACCAAATCCAGCAGTTTCAGACGACGATATCGTGAATCATccgaaaaaatcgttgttggatttgaaaaattgtggtCCGATATGGTCAGATCGGATTGTTTTTGGAAATGCCAAGCGCGAGGGGTTAATGTT GTTGTATGAGTTTCCGTGGATGGCGTTGCTGCAGTACACGACAGCGGGTGAAAAAGACTTTAAATGTGGCGGAAGTTTAATTAATcgaag atacGTTCTCACCGCTGCTCATTGCATCACAAACCTTCGTCGCGGCACAAGACTTGTCTCGGTTCGTTTGGGTGAATATGACGTCGACAAAAATGTCGATTGTGAAGTCACAGATGGCGAGGAAATTTGTGCGCCGCCTGTTCAGGACATTCCCATCGAACGAATTATTCCGCATCCGGGCTTCAATCAACCGCGATGGGCAAATGACATTGCTCTGCTTCGTTTGGCTTCGGAACCAGACTTTAGCGATCTCGCCGTTGCGCCAATTTGTCTTCCAGTGACGCAACAACTCATGACGTTGTCATTGAAAACGTTAATTGTGACGGGCTGGGGCACGACAGAAACGCTTCGACGATCAAATGTCTTGCTGAAAGCTCATTTGCCATTTGTCAAGTCGGATGTTTGTGAAAaacagttgaaaattaaattgacgcCGGGTCAATTTTGTGCAGGAGGCGATGGATTACTTGATTCCTGTGGAGGAGATTCAG gagGTCCATTACAATATCCCGCATTCCTTTCGGGCTATAAATACGTTCAATTTGGAGTAACGAGCTTCGGCACAAGCGGCTGCGGAGAGAACGAAGGTGTACCGGGAGTATATGCCGACGTTCGTCACTACATGAAATGGATTTTAGATAACCTACAACC ACGTATAGTATAG
- the LOC134828690 gene encoding serine protease easter-like, translating to MEKMTFSIIFVVIFLQFATNVASQSNGDCMTPFNERGTCIEIRECSTIWNIVTSAPRPLADRVLKFLQDSVCDDPALRKVCCRYQDVSTSGQVPALVATNPAVSDDDIVNHPKKSLLDLKTCGPISSDRIAFGNKTRLFEFPWMALLQYTTAGEKDFKCGGSLINRRYVLTAAHCITNLRRGTRLVSVRLGEYDVDKNVDCEVENGEETCAPPVQDIPIERIIPHPGFNQPRWANDIALLRLASEPDFSDFAVAPICLPVTQQLMTLPLKTLTVTGWGTTETLRRSNVLLKAHLPFVKSDVCEKQLKIKLTPGQFCAGGDGLVDSCGGDSGGPLQYPATLAGTKYVQFGVTSFGTSGCGENEGVPGVYANVRHYMKWILDNLQP from the exons AtggaaaaaatgactttttcaataatttttgttgtaattttcttgcaatttgCGACAAATGTCGCGAGTCAGTCGAACGGCGATTGCATGACGCCTTTTAATGAACGCGGAACATGCATCGAAATTCGCGAGTGTTCGACAATTTGGAATATTGTGACATCGGCACCGCGTCCCCTGGCTGACAGAGTGCTAAAATTTCTGCAAGACAGCGTTTGTGACGATCCTGCCTTACGAAAAGTTTGTTGCCGATATCAAGACGTTTCGACGAGCGGACAAGTTCCAGCGTTGGTAGCAACAAATCCGGCAGTTTCAGACGACGACATCGTGAATCATCCGAAAAAATCGTTGCTGGATTTGAAAACTTGTGGTCCGATATCATCAGATCGGATTGCTTTTGGAAATAAAACAAGATTGTTTGAGTTTCCGTGGATGGCGTTGTTGCAATACACGACAGCAGGTGAAAAGGATTTCAAATGTGGCGGAAGTTTAATTAATCGAAG atacgTTCTCACTGCTGCTCATTGCATCACAAATCTTCGTCGCGGCACAAGACTTGTCTCGGTTCGTTTGGGTGAATATGACGTCGACAAAAATGTCGATTGTGAAGTCGAAAATGGCGAGGAAACTTGTGCGCCGCCTGTTCAGGACATTCCCATCGAACGAATTATTCCGCATCCGGGCTTCAATCAACCGCGATGGGCAAATGACATTGCTCTGCTTCGTTTGGCTTCGGAACCAGACTTTAGCGATTTCGCCGTTGCGCCAATTTGTCTTCCAGTGACGCAACAACTCATGACGTTGCCATTGAAAACGTTAACTGTGACGGGCTGGGGCACGACAGAAACGCTTCGACGATCAAATGTCTTGCTGAAAGCTCATTTGCCATTTGTCAAGTCGGATGTTTGTGAAAaacagttgaaaattaaattgacgcCAGGGCAATTTTGTGCTGGAGGAGATGGATTAGTTGATTCCTGTGGAGGAGATTCAG gagGTCCATTACAATATCCCGCAACCCTTGCGGGCACGAAATACGTTCAATTCGGAGTAACGAGCTTCGGCACAAGCGGCTGCGGAGAGAACGAAGGTGTACCGGGAGTGTATGCCAACGTTCGTCACTACATGAAATGGATTTTAGATAACCTACAACCGtaa
- the LOC134828687 gene encoding serine protease grass-like, whose product MRFLISFLLFASFSTFDAQITGSSCYTYYKESGQCVSVRKCKTIWKLILEAPRPLPERLTEYIRNSQCGNPQDQSICCRPQDIEGNEPVNPQPSVNRNTGSNGISNHRNLRLLDLVNCGSATGDRISNGNQTSLFEFPWSALLGYENTFGDVEYRCGGTLITSKTVLTAAHCIRDGHSSRLTTVRLGEYDTSTQQDCQSNARDSVCAPPVQEIPIRSTLIHPDYDKNRYLNDIALVRLQYSADTSDFAVKTICLPITQQLLRSNPQSFVVTGWGATEQGRKSDVLLKAKVSLHPHDRCQEAISRLSKRVQITEAHLCAVGVGNNVDTCSGDSGGPIQVAANFNNDVRIVQYGIISFGPNSCGNSGTYPGVYTNLRHFLTWVLDNIS is encoded by the coding sequence ATGCGATTTCTAATTTCTTTTCTGCTTTTTGCGAGTTTTTCGACGTTCGACGCTCAAATCACGGGCAGCAGTTGTTACACGTACTACAAAGAGTCCGGGCAATGTGTCAGCGTGAGAAAATGCAAAACAATCTGGAAATTAATTCTGGAAGCACCTCGTCCCTTACCGGAACGCCTCACAGAATACATCAGAAATAGCCAATGTGGTAATCCGCAGGATCAAAGCATTTGTTGTCGCCCGCAGGACATCGAAGGAAACGAACCAGTGAACCCACAGCCGAGCGTTAATCGAAATACAGGCTCTAACGGCATCTCGAATCATCGAAATTTACGACTTTTGGATCTGGTGAATTGTGGAAGTGCAACGGGCGATCGAATTTCGAATGGAAATCAAACGTCTCTCTTCGAATTTCCATGGAGTGCCCTCTTGGGATACGAAAACACCTTTGGCGACGTCGAATATCGATGCGGTGGAACACTAATAACGTCTAAAACAGTCCTTACTGCTGCCCATTGCATCCGGGATGGGCATTCCAGTCGCTTGACAACTGTCCGATTGGGCGAATATGACACAAGTACACAGCAAGATTGTCAATCAAATGCTCGGGATAGCGTTTGTGCGCCTCCCGTGCAAGAAATTCCCATTCGTTCAACGCTTATCCATCCAGACTACGATAAAAATCGGTATTTGAACGATATTGCTTTGGTTCGACTTCAGTATAGTGCCGATACTTCAGATTTCGCGGTGAAAACGATTTGTCTTCCAATTACGCAGCAACTTTTACGAAGTAACCCGCAGTCGTTTGTCGTAACGGGATGGGGAGCCACAGAACAAGGCAGAAAATCCGATGTTTTGTTGAAAGCAAAAGTTTCGTTGCATCCTCATGATCGATGTCAAGAAGCCATTAGTCGATTAAGTAAACGAGTTCAAATAACAGAAGCTCATTTATGTGCTGTAGGCGTAGGAAATAACGTCGATACTTGCTCCGGAGACTCTGGAGGCCCCATTCAAGTTGCCGCAAACTTCAATAACGATGTGCGGATCGTGCAATATGGCATCATTAGCTTCGGACCGAATTCCTGTGGCAATAGCGGAACATATCCCGGAGTCTACACGAATTTAAGACACTTTCTTACGTGGGTATTGGACAACATCTCGTAG